A single genomic interval of Microbacterium sp. zg-Y1090 harbors:
- a CDS encoding YifB family Mg chelatase-like AAA ATPase, whose product MTVARTWSVALTGLDGALVEVEADLSRQTPDFKIIGLPDKALGEAHQRVHNACENSGVQLPRRRITVNLSPASLPKQGAGFDLAIAVAALATEQSLDPRSLRATVHLGELGLDGRLRPVPGVLPAVLAAARAGITRVAVPHANRAEAELVEGMEVLGAVSLLQVLRWHGLDVEDRDLVPVGAAEPADAPAPVLELAEVIGQRDAVDAIVLAAAGGHHVLMSGPPGAGKTMLARRLPGILPDLDDAAALQAASVRSLSGAGVVRLERTPPFEAPHHTASVAALVGGGSRVIRPGAIARASGGVLFLDEAGEFAGGALDALREPLENGVIQIQRAGASAVFPARFQLVVLCVRLDSVWCVAEETAPTCNRRTGSATGRRLAVVSGDQPLLDRSNTLRYAVVAVAFLDEEPTVTRRRLTRLGVVLQAGGRSIIEPSSPAHVRTHAMLGALNEQQYAKQRARWGPDMTAPIRVGRSGFHDRADVHTNGLISGQVES is encoded by the coding sequence ATGACCGTCGCGCGCACCTGGTCCGTCGCCCTCACCGGGCTCGACGGCGCACTCGTCGAGGTCGAGGCCGACCTGTCACGCCAGACGCCGGACTTCAAGATCATCGGACTCCCGGACAAGGCGCTCGGTGAGGCGCACCAGCGCGTGCACAATGCCTGCGAGAACAGCGGCGTGCAGCTGCCGCGGCGGCGGATCACAGTGAACCTCTCACCGGCGAGCCTGCCCAAGCAGGGCGCCGGGTTCGACCTGGCCATCGCCGTCGCGGCGCTGGCCACCGAACAGAGCCTCGACCCCCGATCGCTTCGGGCCACCGTGCACCTCGGGGAGCTGGGGCTGGACGGACGGCTGCGACCGGTCCCCGGGGTGCTGCCGGCCGTGCTCGCCGCGGCGCGCGCCGGCATCACCCGCGTGGCCGTGCCGCACGCGAACCGCGCCGAGGCGGAGCTGGTCGAGGGGATGGAGGTGCTCGGCGCTGTCAGCCTGCTGCAGGTGCTGCGCTGGCACGGCCTCGACGTCGAAGACCGTGACCTCGTGCCGGTCGGCGCCGCCGAACCCGCCGACGCGCCCGCGCCGGTGCTCGAGCTGGCCGAGGTGATCGGGCAGCGGGATGCGGTCGACGCGATCGTGCTCGCCGCCGCCGGTGGCCACCACGTGCTGATGAGCGGGCCGCCGGGCGCGGGAAAGACCATGCTGGCGCGTCGGCTACCCGGCATCCTGCCCGACCTCGATGACGCTGCGGCACTTCAGGCGGCGTCGGTGCGCTCGCTCAGTGGTGCCGGGGTCGTGCGGCTGGAGCGCACACCGCCGTTTGAGGCGCCGCACCACACCGCCAGCGTCGCCGCCCTCGTCGGCGGGGGAAGCCGTGTGATCCGTCCCGGGGCGATCGCGCGGGCCAGCGGTGGCGTGCTGTTCCTCGATGAGGCGGGCGAGTTCGCCGGCGGCGCCCTCGACGCACTGCGCGAGCCGCTGGAGAACGGGGTCATCCAGATTCAGCGGGCCGGTGCGAGCGCGGTCTTTCCCGCACGATTCCAGCTCGTGGTGCTTTGTGTACGACTGGACAGTGTTTGGTGCGTCGCAGAAGAGACAGCGCCCACATGCAACCGCAGGACGGGGTCGGCTACGGGTCGTCGACTTGCGGTCGTGAGCGGTGACCAGCCGCTGCTGGATCGCTCCAACACCCTCCGGTACGCGGTTGTGGCGGTGGCCTTCCTCGATGAGGAGCCGACGGTGACCCGGCGGCGCCTAACCCGGCTCGGCGTCGTCCTTCAAGCTGGGGGGCGATCCATCATCGAACCATCAAGCCCAGCCCACGTGAGGACTCATGCCATGCTCGGTGCCTTGAACGAACAGCAGTATGCGAAGCAGCGAGCCCGTTGGGGGCCAGACATGACGGCACCGATTCGTGTTGGACGGAGTGGATTTCACGACCGAGCGGACGTCCATACAAATGGCCTGATTAGTGGCCAAGTAGAGAGCTAG
- a CDS encoding YraN family protein, translating into MAAKDERGRAGEARAARHLQDAGWQVLDRNWRCAQGELDLIAARGGELILVEVKTRRSDAFGHPLEAVDERKRRRLWQVAYAWMAAHPDVVQGRMLRLDVIAITGDDPATAVLEHLQDLR; encoded by the coding sequence ATGGCAGCCAAGGACGAGCGTGGGCGAGCGGGTGAGGCGCGAGCGGCGCGGCACCTGCAGGATGCCGGGTGGCAGGTGCTCGACCGCAACTGGCGGTGCGCGCAGGGCGAGCTGGATCTGATCGCAGCCCGAGGCGGCGAGCTGATCCTCGTCGAGGTGAAGACCCGGCGCTCCGACGCCTTCGGGCACCCGTTGGAAGCGGTGGACGAACGCAAGCGCCGGCGCCTCTGGCAGGTGGCGTACGCGTGGATGGCCGCCCATCCCGATGTCGTGCAGGGGCGGATGCTCCGACTCGATGTGATCGCGATCACGGGGGACGATCCGGCCACGGCGGTGCTCGAGCATCTGCAGGACCTGCGATGA
- a CDS encoding DUF2469 domain-containing protein, with product MDDEGFEDYDRELELALYREYRDVVSQFAYVIETERRFYLANEVNVVRRDTEHDFYFEISMTDVWVWDIYRADRFVKSVRVLTFKDVNVEELTRRDFHLPEELSLDS from the coding sequence ATGGATGACGAGGGCTTCGAGGACTACGACCGCGAACTTGAGCTGGCGCTGTATCGCGAGTACCGCGATGTCGTGTCGCAGTTCGCGTACGTCATCGAGACCGAGCGCCGGTTCTACCTCGCCAACGAGGTGAACGTGGTGCGTCGTGACACCGAGCACGACTTCTACTTCGAGATCTCGATGACCGACGTGTGGGTGTGGGACATCTACCGCGCCGACCGGTTCGTGAAGTCGGTGCGTGTGCTGACATTCAAGGACGTCAACGTCGAGGAGCTGACGCGGCGGGACTTCCACCTGCCCGAGGAGCTCTCGCTCGATTCCTGA
- a CDS encoding ribonuclease HII yields the protein MTVVEPRLTLERRLLREHPLVIACDEVGRGALAGPVAVGAVAMDAARARRRIPEGLRDSKLVPAARRADVAARAAGWVQASAVGWASPAEVDQVGIIRALGLAALRAITQLTAHGVVAEEALVLLDGNHDYITPAGGTGLNVRPVVKADRDCASAAAASVIAKVARDAHMTTLHDEWPDYQWARNKGYASLEHREAIRAIGLSSHHRASWAIAEAPTLF from the coding sequence GTGACCGTCGTCGAGCCCCGACTGACCCTCGAGCGACGTCTGCTGCGCGAGCACCCGCTGGTGATCGCGTGCGACGAGGTCGGCCGAGGTGCCCTCGCCGGTCCTGTGGCCGTCGGTGCCGTGGCGATGGATGCGGCGCGCGCCCGCCGTCGCATCCCCGAGGGGCTGCGCGATTCCAAGCTCGTGCCCGCCGCGCGCCGTGCCGACGTCGCCGCGCGCGCCGCCGGCTGGGTGCAGGCCTCGGCCGTGGGCTGGGCCAGTCCCGCCGAGGTCGACCAGGTCGGCATCATCCGCGCCCTGGGCCTGGCGGCACTGCGCGCCATCACGCAGCTGACCGCGCACGGCGTCGTCGCAGAGGAGGCGCTGGTGCTGCTCGACGGCAACCACGACTACATCACCCCCGCCGGGGGAACCGGACTGAACGTGCGACCGGTGGTGAAGGCCGACCGCGACTGTGCGAGCGCCGCCGCGGCATCCGTCATCGCCAAGGTGGCCCGCGACGCGCACATGACGACCCTCCACGACGAGTGGCCGGACTATCAGTGGGCGCGCAACAAGGGCTACGCGAGCCTGGAACACCGGGAGGCGATCCGTGCCATCGGCCTGAGCTCCCATCACCGAGCGTCGTGGGCGATCGCGGAAGCGCCGACGCTGTTCTGA